The following coding sequences lie in one Rutidosis leptorrhynchoides isolate AG116_Rl617_1_P2 chromosome 4, CSIRO_AGI_Rlap_v1, whole genome shotgun sequence genomic window:
- the LOC139840885 gene encoding protein FAR1-RELATED SEQUENCE 8-like, with protein MGTRRGKQTKEFVLGRCKAAYEEFGDIVTFDTTYLTNKYEMPMAPFVGVNHHGQSILFGCGLISNEDVRTFTWIFRTWLSCMSGRAPNAIITDQDQEMKNSIEIVFPGIRHRYMCLWHITKKIPEKLGKLKKYKLIKYKLKKNLYGSLTPSEFEAAWKTTLKQFVEQYENAMKDRVEKENIEDFNSYNS; from the exons ATGGGAACTAGACGAGGAAAACAGACTAAAGAGTTTGTTTTGGGCAGGTGTAAGGCAGCTTATGAGGAATTTGGGGACATTGTGACATTTGATACAACATACTTGACAAATAAGTATGAGATGCCAATGGCTCCTTTCGTAGGGGTAAATCATCATGGACAATCAATATTATTTGGTTGTGGATTGATATCAAATGAAGATGTTAGAACATTTACATGGATCTTTCGAACTTGGCTATCGTGTATGTCGGGACGTGCTCCTAATGCCATTATTACTGACCAAGATCAAGAAATGAAAAATTCAATTGAAATTGTATTTCCTGGTATACGCCACAGGTacatg TGTTTGTGGCATATCACGAAAAAGATTCCTGAAAAATTGGGCaaattaaaaaaatacaaattaatcaagTACAAGCTTAAAAAGAATTTGTATGGTTCTTTGACTCCTAGTGAATTTGAAGCTGCCTG GAAAACTACACTAAAGCAATTTGTGGAACAATATGAAAATGCAATGAAGGATAGGGTTGAGAAAGAGAACATAGAAGATTTTAATTCTTACAATTCATAG